The Helicoverpa armigera isolate CAAS_96S chromosome 25, ASM3070526v1, whole genome shotgun sequence genome has a window encoding:
- the LOC110377110 gene encoding facilitated trehalose transporter Tret1 codes for MGVLYQILGTFMISTMGVNMGVVFAWPAFTITLFQSQNTTLSRPMTDTEISLLGSLSSIGALISTPTAGYMLEKLGRKYCSVMNSLGLLLVWVILACTKNVETVLAAVFLSGIASSVFLVATVYISEICQDSIRGSMTACNMISYGLGMLLSYLLGGILEYHVMLYVGVTMGALGTCLLFVLKETPIHLMSKGKEKEAAESLAFYRMWKLDSKELIEEINNMKRALNPDLSDDTPEEEKLQPEMKSAEKLSLWQFIKKSKSSRRAFFVSLVVMTAAIFQGLIVVQMYAEPLFVEAVPTASPSLCSVMLAVATVVAGIVAAYLTDRLGRRPLMIYASLGSGISCVLLGTQMQFHWGPSWVAAVFMYLFAILYTCGAGTVPFVLLAELFLPEVKSLFSMVLVEYVWLCNFVILFIFNPLLKAVGWGPVFYIFAIICFLSSSFCVFFLPETKGLDVEAIQVLFTSKRKSRSVRSVC; via the exons ATGGGAGTGTTGTATCAGATTCTTGGCACGTTTATGA TAAGCACCATGGGTGTGAACATGGGCGTAGTCTTCGCATGGCCAGCCTTCACCATAACCCTGTTCCAATCTCAGAACACCACGCTATCCAGGCCTATGACGGACACAGAAATATCATTGCTGGGCAGCCTGTCTTCGATAGGAGCGCTGATCAGCACGCCAACGGCTGGCTATATGCTGGAGAAGCTTGGCAGAAAGTATTGTTCCGTTATGAATTCTTTGGGGTTGCTT CTTGTCTGGGTCATATTAGCCTGCACCAAAAACGTAGAAACAGTTCTCGCTGCCGTCTTCCTCTCTGGTATCGCCAGTTCTGTCTTCTTAGTAGCCACGGTGTACATCAGTGAGATCTGCCAAGACTCCATCAGGGGCAGCATGACGGCTTGTAATATGATCTCCTACGGTTTGGGCATGCTGCTCTCCTATTTACTCGGAGGAATCTTGGAGTACCATGTCATGTTATATGTTGGCGTTACGATGGGAGCCCTTGGGACTTGCCTGCTGTTTGTGCTGAAGGAAACCCCTATACATTTGATGAGTAAAGGGAAGGAAAAG GAAGCAGCAGAATCGTTAGCATTCTACAGAATGTGGAAATTAGATTCGAAAGAGCTCATAGAAGAAATTAACAACATGAAGCGAGCTTTGAACCCAGATCTTAGTG ATGACACTCCAGAAGAAGAGAAACTACAACCTGAAATGAAATCTGCTGAGAAATTATCACTATGGCAATTCATTA AAAAATCAAAGTCTTCTCGCCGAGCGTTCTTCGTGAGCTTAGTAGTAATGACAGCTGCAATCTTCCAAGGTTTGATTGTAGTACAAATGTATGCTGAACCTCTGTTCGTGGAAGCAGTGCCCACTGCCTCTCCATCATTATGCAGTGTCATGTTGGCAGTGGCTACGGTGGTAGCGGGGATCGTTGCTGCTTACCTCACTGACCGGCTTGGGAGACGG CCCCTAATGATCTACGCATCCCTAGGCAGCGGTATCAGCTGCGTGCTACTAGGAACGCAGATGCAATTCCACTGGGGTCCCAGTTGGGTTGCAGCAGTGTTTATGTACCTGTTCGCTATATTATACACTTGTGGAGCCGGGACTGTGCCTTTTGTGTTACTGGCTGAACTGTTTTTGCCTGAG GTAAAAAGCTTATTCTCCATGGTCCTAGTAGAATACGTGTGGCTTTGCAACTTCGTGATCCTCTTCATCTTCAACCCGCTCCTGAAGGCGGTCGGCTGGGGCCCAGTGTTCTACATCTTCGCCATCATCTGCTTCCTCAGTTCTAGCTTCTGTGTGTTCTTCTTGCCGGAGACCAAAGGCTTGGATGTTGAGGCCATACAGGTGCTGTTCACTTCGAAGAGAAAGAGTAGGAGTGTTCGGAGTGTATGTTAG